The following coding sequences lie in one Komagataeibacter sucrofermentans DSM 15973 genomic window:
- a CDS encoding OmpA family protein: MNLRYGLLAGSLLAASVTLGSVLVSAPVFAQPVQGLYMSGEGGATFNQGQVIRNSSARDQFRTGAIGLGAIGWGLGNGFRVELEGHYRNNDLKTVGGNAAYHAHADGRQQESGLMANALFDLDIGKSWLFPYFGAGIGYGWQNMNTTITGNVNGANYSQHVSGSYGNFAYQGIFGLSFPMPWVVGLSATAEYRFWTMLGPQSHHSVVTGSATTLAAMNGDYGFRDGNRDSRTDFNHSLMLGLRYEFNPAPPPPPPPSTNAVPAPAENRTYLVFFDWDRSDLTDRARSIVAVAAQASTNTQTTRIEVNGYTDNSAAHPGPQGEKYNQALSLRRAQVIKAELVRDGVPGPAIDIHGYGDSNPLVQTAANTREAQNRRVEIILH, from the coding sequence ATGAATCTGCGGTACGGATTGCTTGCAGGGTCTTTATTGGCTGCCTCGGTTACCCTGGGCTCCGTGCTGGTCTCCGCTCCGGTATTCGCCCAGCCTGTTCAGGGCCTGTATATGAGCGGTGAAGGTGGCGCGACCTTCAACCAGGGCCAGGTCATACGGAATTCTTCGGCACGTGATCAGTTTCGCACCGGCGCCATCGGCCTCGGCGCGATTGGCTGGGGGCTTGGCAATGGCTTCCGCGTCGAGCTTGAGGGCCATTATCGCAACAATGACCTGAAAACCGTGGGCGGCAATGCCGCCTATCATGCCCATGCCGATGGCCGGCAGCAGGAATCGGGGCTGATGGCCAATGCGCTGTTCGACCTTGATATCGGCAAAAGCTGGCTGTTCCCGTATTTTGGCGCGGGTATCGGCTATGGCTGGCAGAACATGAACACCACCATCACGGGCAACGTGAATGGGGCGAACTACAGCCAGCATGTGAGCGGCAGCTACGGCAACTTCGCCTATCAGGGCATATTCGGCCTTTCCTTCCCCATGCCGTGGGTCGTGGGCCTGTCGGCCACGGCGGAATACCGGTTCTGGACCATGCTCGGCCCGCAGTCGCACCATTCCGTGGTAACGGGCAGCGCGACCACGCTTGCCGCCATGAACGGCGACTATGGCTTTCGTGATGGCAACCGTGACAGCCGCACCGACTTCAACCATTCGCTGATGCTCGGCCTGCGCTACGAGTTCAACCCTGCGCCGCCACCACCGCCGCCGCCTTCAACCAACGCCGTGCCTGCCCCGGCCGAGAACCGCACCTATCTCGTGTTCTTTGACTGGGACCGCAGCGACCTGACCGACCGCGCCCGCTCCATTGTGGCGGTGGCGGCCCAGGCCTCGACCAACACCCAGACCACGCGCATCGAGGTCAATGGCTATACTGACAACTCGGCGGCCCATCCCGGCCCGCAGGGGGAAAAGTATAATCAGGCCCTCTCGCTCAGGCGCGCACAGGTCATCAAGGCCGAACTGGTGCGTGACGGCGTGCCCGGCCCCGCCATCGACATTCATGGCTATGGTGATTCCAACCCGCTGGTGCAGACCGCAGCCAACACGCGCGAGGCACAGAACCGCCGGGTCGAGATCATCCTGCACTGA
- a CDS encoding DUF1491 family protein, with translation MEEPRLKTGLWVRAMLRQAGQKGNPGMVLHHGDDDAGGVLAVLLGRGGRMCVLSQTRTPDGRRAWFRATGETDVDQASVDAYVTRQMERDPDLWVVEFDAPDLMPPFEARLI, from the coding sequence ATGGAAGAACCCCGCCTGAAAACCGGCCTGTGGGTCCGGGCAATGCTGCGCCAGGCTGGACAGAAGGGAAATCCGGGCATGGTGCTGCACCATGGCGATGATGACGCAGGCGGCGTGCTGGCCGTGCTTCTGGGGCGCGGGGGGCGGATGTGCGTGCTGTCCCAGACCCGTACCCCCGATGGACGCCGGGCATGGTTCCGCGCTACAGGGGAGACGGATGTTGATCAGGCCAGTGTTGACGCCTATGTCACACGGCAGATGGAACGCGACCCCGACTTGTGGGTTGTTGAATTTGATGCCCCTGATCTGATGCCGCCGTTTGAAGCAAGATTGATATGA
- a CDS encoding S41 family peptidase, which yields MKRAPFPVIIARPMGLGGEGTGAWRRRMSTLGHLPRDTFILLLIIARLTTAACADDLPATPRTPTPQPPLHEDSVENPDMPSMDLAVLSSVMQASLSFLQPRTLENHAIHDFALWGLNGLSALDPSLSIDEQHGFLQLAATQKTVLALPVPAPDDVAGWSAAITRILDVAWHHSAAMRNTGQDGVLQGFFDELFNHLDPYSRYIPPGAAVSDRSTRTGGEATAGLTLGLDHHAIRITAVNANGPAWPTSLAAGQIVRAVNGRSTESHTVDTVTSWLNGPGGSLVRITVEAKGRQTTVTLHRASTPPETVFAYTSGKHVVLHITAFSANTAEEMSQYLDEAMNVPGISGLILDLRGNRGGVLQQAVTTSALMLDHGVAAITQGRDPQANHVWAVQGGDMTNGLPIIVLVDGRTASAAEILAAALSDQKRGVVIGSATLGKGLVQTIGQMPNGAELFVTWSRVLAPLGWPLQGLGVMPQVCTSRGESELERQLQNLAEGTADSAQWVVPARQLRLPADLSRILAIRKACPAAIGTDSDLDAAHSLLDNPEEYRAALSAIPEEDAAPPNGG from the coding sequence GTGAAACGCGCCCCGTTTCCCGTCATCATCGCCCGGCCCATGGGTCTGGGCGGCGAAGGGACGGGCGCGTGGCGGCGGCGCATGTCCACGCTGGGCCATCTCCCGCGTGATACGTTCATCCTGCTGCTCATCATCGCCCGGCTGACTACCGCCGCCTGCGCCGATGACCTGCCCGCCACCCCGCGCACGCCCACGCCCCAGCCACCACTGCATGAAGACAGCGTGGAAAATCCGGACATGCCCAGCATGGACCTCGCCGTGCTGTCCTCCGTCATGCAGGCGAGTCTGTCCTTTCTCCAGCCCCGCACGCTGGAGAACCACGCGATTCACGATTTCGCCCTGTGGGGGCTGAACGGGCTGAGCGCGCTCGATCCCTCGCTCAGCATTGATGAGCAGCACGGCTTCCTGCAACTCGCCGCCACCCAGAAGACCGTGCTCGCCCTGCCCGTGCCCGCACCGGATGACGTGGCGGGGTGGAGTGCTGCCATTACGCGCATCCTCGACGTGGCCTGGCATCACTCGGCCGCCATGCGCAACACCGGGCAGGACGGCGTGCTGCAGGGCTTCTTCGATGAGCTGTTCAATCACCTCGATCCCTATTCGCGCTATATCCCGCCCGGGGCCGCCGTATCGGACCGCAGCACCCGCACCGGGGGCGAGGCCACGGCGGGGCTGACGCTGGGGCTGGATCACCACGCCATCAGGATCACGGCGGTCAACGCCAACGGTCCGGCCTGGCCCACCAGCCTGGCGGCGGGCCAGATCGTGCGCGCGGTCAATGGCCGCTCCACCGAGTCCCACACGGTCGATACCGTGACCTCGTGGCTCAATGGCCCGGGGGGCAGCCTCGTGCGCATCACGGTGGAAGCGAAGGGGCGACAGACCACGGTCACCCTGCATCGCGCCTCAACCCCGCCCGAGACGGTGTTCGCCTATACCAGCGGCAAGCATGTGGTGCTGCACATCACCGCCTTCTCCGCCAACACGGCGGAGGAAATGAGCCAGTATCTTGACGAAGCCATGAACGTGCCCGGCATTTCGGGCCTGATCCTGGACCTGCGCGGCAACCGGGGCGGTGTGCTGCAGCAGGCCGTGACCACGTCGGCCCTCATGCTCGACCACGGGGTGGCCGCCATTACGCAGGGGCGCGACCCGCAGGCCAACCATGTCTGGGCCGTGCAGGGCGGCGACATGACCAATGGGTTGCCCATTATCGTGCTGGTTGATGGCCGGACCGCGAGTGCGGCCGAAATTCTCGCCGCCGCCCTGTCCGACCAGAAGCGCGGCGTGGTGATCGGCAGCGCGACGCTGGGCAAGGGGCTGGTGCAGACCATTGGCCAGATGCCCAACGGGGCCGAGCTATTTGTAACATGGAGTCGCGTGCTCGCGCCGCTGGGCTGGCCGCTGCAGGGGCTTGGCGTCATGCCGCAGGTGTGCACAAGCCGGGGCGAGAGCGAACTCGAGCGCCAGTTGCAGAACCTGGCCGAAGGCACGGCCGACAGCGCGCAGTGGGTCGTGCCGGCGCGTCAGCTACGCCTGCCTGCCGACCTGTCGCGCATTCTGGCCATCCGCAAGGCCTGCCCTGCCGCCATTGGCACCGATAGCGACCTTGATGCCGCCCATTCCCTGCTCGACAACCCCGAGGAATACCGCGCCGCCCTGTCGGCCATACCGGAAGAAGACGCCGCGCCCCCAAACGGGGGGTGA
- a CDS encoding ribonuclease R family protein, with protein MPDRLPTGTPPARTGGLPDREQLRAFIEGATGRIGKREISREFGLGPEHKGALRQMLRDMALDGTLAPAGARRFRVSDRLPESMVVQVTGTDADGDPIARPVQWDGEGPSPTVFMHPELRGRAALAPGERVVARLRRVGPGKYEGRTLRRVSDAPTQIVGLFRTLPADDPAAATPARFRPAGRLTPADRRAKAEWVIPTGEDDNAPDNEIVIATPLPQSGPGLHPARIIERLGPQGDARTISMVAVAMLGIPHVFPTEALAQAKAARGVAPMGRTDLRDMPLVTIDGADARDFDDAIYAEPDGDGFRITIAIADVAWYVRPGSALDREARQRGNSVYFPDRVIPMLPEDLSNGWCSLRPDEDRGCLFVTMNVAPDGAVSNARFGRGIMRSAGRLTYEQVQAARDGAPDTTMQALPPGLLDSLFGAWTSLTHARRARGTLDLDLPERLVRLGDGGQITAIAPRIRLDSHRLVEEFMIAANVAAARCLEARHIPCLYRIHAPPTPERLESLRRTLDLMGLKLPPVGSLRAADLDRVLEQVRDTDQAGLVNELILRAQNQAEYSPEPIGHFGLSLAAYAHFTSPIRRYADLLTHRALLVATGLEPGPAPGHEALEEVGEAITRTERRAAQAERETLERYAATWLEARIGTEMDGHISSLSRFGIFVVLDATGTSALLPMSALPEDQWHHDEKTQTLHARDTTMAFRPGQALRVRIEEACAIRGTVLLALPDVAPRLRKRRP; from the coding sequence ATGCCGGACCGCCTGCCCACGGGCACGCCGCCAGCCCGTACGGGTGGCCTGCCCGATCGTGAGCAGCTTCGCGCGTTTATCGAAGGGGCGACAGGCCGCATCGGCAAGCGCGAGATCAGCCGTGAATTCGGCCTTGGCCCGGAGCACAAGGGCGCATTGCGCCAGATGCTGCGCGACATGGCGCTTGATGGCACGCTTGCGCCTGCGGGCGCACGGCGCTTTCGCGTATCGGACCGGCTGCCCGAATCCATGGTGGTGCAGGTCACCGGCACCGATGCCGATGGCGACCCCATCGCCCGGCCGGTGCAGTGGGATGGCGAAGGCCCCTCCCCCACCGTGTTCATGCACCCCGAACTGCGCGGTCGCGCCGCCCTTGCTCCGGGCGAGCGCGTGGTGGCCCGCCTGCGCCGGGTCGGCCCCGGCAAGTATGAAGGCCGCACGCTGCGCCGCGTGAGTGATGCGCCCACCCAGATCGTGGGCCTGTTCCGCACCCTGCCAGCCGATGATCCCGCCGCCGCCACCCCGGCCCGCTTCCGCCCCGCAGGCCGCCTCACGCCAGCCGACCGTCGCGCCAAGGCGGAATGGGTCATCCCCACGGGCGAGGATGACAACGCGCCCGATAACGAAATTGTCATCGCCACCCCGCTGCCCCAGTCCGGGCCGGGGCTGCACCCTGCGCGCATCATCGAGCGCCTTGGCCCGCAGGGCGATGCCCGCACCATCAGCATGGTGGCAGTGGCCATGCTGGGCATTCCCCACGTCTTCCCCACCGAGGCGCTGGCGCAGGCAAAAGCCGCCCGTGGCGTCGCCCCCATGGGCCGCACCGACCTGCGTGATATGCCGCTGGTCACGATCGATGGCGCGGATGCACGCGATTTTGATGATGCCATCTATGCCGAACCCGATGGCGATGGCTTCCGCATCACCATCGCCATTGCCGACGTGGCCTGGTACGTGCGCCCCGGCAGTGCACTCGACCGCGAGGCCCGGCAGCGCGGCAATTCGGTCTACTTCCCCGACCGGGTGATCCCGATGCTGCCCGAGGATCTCTCGAACGGGTGGTGCTCGCTACGCCCCGATGAGGACCGGGGCTGCCTGTTCGTGACCATGAACGTGGCGCCTGATGGCGCTGTCAGCAATGCCCGCTTTGGCCGCGGCATCATGCGCAGCGCGGGCCGCCTGACCTATGAGCAGGTGCAGGCCGCGCGCGATGGTGCGCCCGACACCACCATGCAGGCCCTGCCGCCAGGCCTGCTCGACAGCCTGTTTGGCGCGTGGACCAGCCTCACCCATGCCCGCCGCGCGCGCGGCACACTGGACCTCGACCTGCCCGAGCGGCTGGTCCGGCTGGGTGATGGGGGCCAGATCACGGCCATTGCGCCGCGAATCCGCCTCGACAGCCACAGGCTGGTCGAAGAATTCATGATCGCGGCCAATGTCGCCGCCGCCCGCTGCCTTGAGGCGCGACATATTCCGTGCCTGTACCGCATCCACGCGCCCCCCACGCCCGAGCGGCTGGAAAGCCTGCGCCGCACGCTCGACCTGATGGGCCTGAAGCTGCCGCCCGTGGGCAGCCTGCGCGCCGCCGATCTTGACCGCGTGCTGGAGCAGGTGCGCGACACCGATCAGGCCGGGCTGGTCAATGAACTGATCCTGCGCGCGCAGAACCAGGCGGAATACAGCCCCGAGCCGATCGGGCATTTTGGCCTCTCGCTTGCGGCCTACGCGCATTTCACCAGCCCCATCCGCCGCTATGCCGACCTGCTGACCCACCGCGCCCTGCTCGTCGCCACCGGACTCGAGCCCGGCCCCGCACCCGGCCACGAAGCGCTTGAAGAAGTGGGCGAGGCCATCACCCGCACCGAGCGCCGCGCGGCACAGGCCGAGCGCGAGACGCTGGAGCGCTACGCCGCGACTTGGCTTGAGGCGCGGATCGGCACCGAGATGGACGGGCATATTTCCAGCCTGTCCCGATTCGGTATTTTTGTCGTGCTGGATGCAACAGGAACCTCCGCCCTGCTGCCCATGTCTGCCCTGCCGGAAGATCAATGGCATCACGATGAAAAAACGCAGACATTGCACGCACGCGACACGACCATGGCATTCCGCCCCGGTCAGGCTTTGCGCGTACGGATAGAAGAAGCATGCGCCATCCGGGGCACCGTCCTTCTGGCCCTGCCCGACGTGGCACCCCGCCTGCGGAAACGCAGGCCGTGA